A window of the Hordeum vulgare subsp. vulgare chromosome 5H, MorexV3_pseudomolecules_assembly, whole genome shotgun sequence genome harbors these coding sequences:
- the LOC123399829 gene encoding nuclear pore complex protein NUP93A-like: MAGVGADGGGDTEMGGWSELLNTSTKLLEQAALTPHFPALQRNLDQLEVLSTKLKAKTIRAEAPSQSLSATRLLAREGINAEQLTRDLKSFELKTTFEDVFPSEATSVEEYLQQLHEMAIVSSIQGAQKDNLKSFNNYMMQVLEDDWQKEKRDFLQSLSRLSTLPKRNTNLAGGLSRHALMPSSASSPQASSGLPAEEVMPIPNKTIIDSKSSVYAGVVKDLNDARGRSLPFSPATAFRAAYESLSLDATGSKSVTMQKVWHLIQALVGEGSSHRNVSRKMSLVVGARQHLEWGYEKYIIETINSQPALAALGGSVGNLQKIRAFLRVRLRDHGVLDFDASDLRRQPPVDTTWQQIYFCLRTGYYDEARQVAQSSRAAYNFAPLLAEWITTNGAVSSETALTASEECEKMLRMGDRPGRPGYDRKKLLLYAIICGCRRQIDRLLKDLPTLFNTIEDFLWFKLSALREYSSASSSNVVSEGLVPYTLEDLQNYLNKFEPSYYTKSGKDPLVYPYILLLSIQSLPAILYLSKEVGEEGYHVDAVHISITLADHGILPEGVGSGQKMGVMDACAEAASIIRQYGSVYLRNGNLDLALEYYAQAAAAMGGGEVSWIGQGNADQQRQRSSMLKQLLTEILLRDGGIQLLLGPSGMGEEGELKKYMMDWRSRQQFLLEAAHRCQEAGLYDKSVEIHKRVGAFAMALQTVNKCLSDAVCALAHNMLDGESRAVGLIQSGNEILETARYSSEASVQDKDLISEQQIVLRQLEAILHIYRLARAGQTVDALRETIKLPFLHLDPQSPNVSVDVFRNLSPHVQACVPDLLKVALNCMDNVRDTDGTLRAVKSKIANLVASNMSRNWPQDLYQKVAQCI; encoded by the exons ATGGCCGGCGTCGGAGCCGATGGCGGAGGAGATACGGAGATGGGCGGCTGGTCAGAGCTTCTCAACACCTCCACCAAGCTCCTCGAGCAGGCCGCCCTCACCCCTCACTTCCCTGCCCTCCAG AGGAACCTGGACCAGCTCGAGGTGCTCTCCACCAAGCTCAAGGCCAAGACGATCCGCGCCGAGGCGCCGTCACAGTCGCTCTCCGCCACCAG GTTGCTGGCGCGCGAGGGGATCAATGCTGAGCAGCTCACCAGAGACCTCAAGTCATTCGAACTCAAG ACCACCTTTGAGGATGTTTTTCCATCGGAAGCAACTTCTGTCGAGGAATACCTGCAACAG cttcatgaaatggcaattgtCTCATCCATCCAAGGAGCACAAAAGGACAACTTAAAGAGTTTTAACAATTATATGATGCAAGTTCTTGAG GATGACTGGCAGAAGGAGAAGAGAGATTTTTTGCAGAGTCTAAGCCGACTTTCTACATtaccaaagagaaacaccaatctAGCTGGTGGTCTGTCTCGTCATGCTCTGATGCCATCTTCAGCTTCCAGTCCTCAAGCTTCATCAGGGCTGCCTGCTGAGGAAGTAATGCCCATACCTAACAAGACCATAATTGATAGTAAATCTTCAGTTTACGCGGGGGTTGTGAAGGATCTCAACGATGCTAGAGGACGCAGTCTGCCTTTCAGT CCTGCTACAGCTTTCAGAGCTGCTTACGAGTCCTTGTCTCTTGATGCCACTGGCTCAAAGTCAGTGACCATGCAGAAAGTGTGGCACTTGATTCAG GCCTTAGTAGGGGAAGGGTCTTCTcatagaaacgtttcaagaaaaaTGTCACTAGTGGTTGGAGCAAGGCAACACCTTGAATGGGGTTATGAGAAATACATAATTGAGACCATCAACAGCCAGCCAGCACTA GCTGCTCTTGGTGGATCGGTTGGCAATCTTCAAAAAATTCGTGCATTTCTTCGG GTCCGGTTGAGGGATCATGGCGTGTTAGACTTTGATGCAAGTGATCTTCGCAGACAGCCACCAGTGGATACAACATGGCAGCAG ATTTATTTCTGCTTAAGAACTGGGTATTATGATGAAGCAAGGCAAGTTGCTCAATCATCTCGTGCTGCTTACAACTTCGCCCCTCTG CTTGCAGAATGGATTACTACTAATGGTGCTGTGTCATCAGAGACTGCTCTGACAGcttctgaggaatgtgaaaaaatGCTCAGAATGGGTGACCGACCAGGGCGTCCTGGTTATGATAGGAAGAAGTTGCTTCTTTATGCCATAATTTGTGGCTGTCGACGGCAAATTGACAGATTACTTAAAGATCTGCCAACACTTTTCAATACTATAGAGGATTTCTTGTGGTTCAAGTTGTCAGCTCTGCGGGAATACTCCAGTGCATCTTCTTCTAATGTTGTGAGTGAAGGCTTGGTTCCTTATACGCTGGAGGATTTACAAAATTATTTGAACAAATTTGAGCCATCATATTATACAAAAAGTGGAAAAGATCCCTTGGTCTATCCCTATATTCTGCTCTTAAGCATCCAATCACTTCCAGCAATTCTTTATTTGTCTAAAGAAGTTGGAGAGGAAGGATACCATGTTGATGCTGTGCATATTTCAATTACTCTGGCCGATCATGGTATTCTCCCTGAGGGAGTTGGATCAGGCCAGAAGATGGGTGTAATGGATGCTTGCGCAGAAGCTGCCAGTATTATACGGCAATATGGCTCTGTTTACTTGCGCAATGGCAACCTTGATTTGGCCTTGGAGTATTATGCACAGGCTGCTGCTGCAATGGGTGGAGGAGAGGTATCATGGATTGGTCAAGGGAATGCTGATCAACAACGTCAACGAAGTTCAATGTTGAAGCAACTGCTCACAGAGATATTACTAAGGGATGGTGGTATTCAACTTTTGCTTGGTCCAAGTGGaatgggagaagaaggagaactaaAAAAGTACATGATGGACTGGAGAAGTAGGCAGCAATTTTTGCTTGAAGCCGCCCATCGGTGTCAAGAGGCAGGGCTCTATGACAAA TCGGTGGAAATCCACAAAAGAGTTGGAGCTTTTGCCATGGCACTTCAGACAGTAAACAAGTGTTTATCGGATGCAGTATGTGCCCTGGCACACAATATGTTAGATGGAGAAAGCCGTGCTGTTGGTCTAATTCAATCTGGCAATGAAATTTTGGAGACAGCCAGATATTCTTCTGAAGCCAG TGTTCAAGACAAGGATCTCATTTCTGAACAGCAAATTGTACTGAGACAGCTTGAAGCTATTCTTCACATTTATAGGCTAGCTCGTGCTGGACAAACTGTTGACGCTCTGAGGGAAACCATCAAACTTCCATTTCTTCATTTGGATCCACAGTCTCCGAATGTATCAGTCGATGTATTCAGGAATTTATCACCCCATGTTCAAGCTTGTGTGCCAGATCTCCTGAAGGTTGCTCTAAACTGCATGGACAATGTTAGAGATACCGATGGGACCCTGCGTGCTGTCAAGTCAAAG ATTGCGAACCTTGTGGCAAGCAACATGAGCAGGAATTGGCCACAGGATTTGTACCAGAAGGTGGCTCAGTGCATATGA